The following are from one region of the Bradyrhizobium sediminis genome:
- the aroB gene encoding 3-dehydroquinate synthase, translated as MTAPLKHSDSVTVDVALGERTYDIVIGRDVLQSLGARVAALRPGARTAIVTDRNVAKHWLDRTAASLAQAGIATSHVIVEEGEGSKTYAGLEKVSEALIAAKIERNDLVVALGGGVVGDLAGFAAAILRRGVDFVQVPTSLLAQVDSSVGGKTGINSPQGKNLLGAFHQPVLVVADTAVLDTLSPRQFRAGYAEVAKYGVLGDEAFFSWLEANHADIFSGGAAREHAIATSCRAKAAIVARDERETGERALLNLGHTFGHALEAATGFSDRLFHGEGVAVGMVLAAEFSAQLGMIPETASARVERHLAEVGLPTRLQDIAGFAQEGLADADALMALMAQDKKVKRGRLTFILLEAVGRAVIANDVEPALVREFLKAKLSRKT; from the coding sequence ATGACCGCGCCTTTGAAACATTCCGATTCCGTCACCGTCGACGTCGCGCTCGGCGAGCGCACCTATGACATCGTCATCGGACGCGACGTGCTGCAATCGCTGGGTGCCCGCGTCGCCGCGCTGCGGCCCGGTGCGCGTACCGCCATCGTCACCGACCGCAATGTCGCAAAACATTGGCTCGACAGGACTGCGGCGTCGCTGGCGCAGGCCGGCATTGCCACTTCGCACGTCATTGTCGAGGAAGGCGAAGGTTCGAAGACCTATGCCGGTCTCGAGAAGGTGAGCGAAGCGCTGATCGCGGCGAAGATCGAGCGCAACGATCTCGTGGTCGCGCTCGGCGGCGGTGTGGTCGGCGATCTCGCAGGCTTCGCAGCCGCGATCCTGCGCCGCGGCGTCGATTTCGTGCAGGTGCCGACCTCGCTTCTGGCGCAGGTCGATTCGTCCGTCGGCGGCAAGACCGGGATCAATTCGCCGCAGGGAAAAAATCTGCTCGGCGCGTTTCACCAGCCGGTGCTGGTGGTCGCCGACACCGCGGTGCTCGACACATTGTCGCCGCGCCAGTTCCGCGCCGGCTATGCCGAAGTCGCCAAATACGGCGTGCTCGGCGACGAAGCGTTCTTTTCCTGGCTCGAGGCCAACCACGCCGATATTTTCTCGGGCGGCGCAGCGCGCGAGCACGCGATCGCCACTTCCTGCCGTGCCAAGGCCGCCATCGTGGCGCGCGACGAACGTGAAACCGGCGAGCGGGCGCTGCTCAATCTCGGTCATACTTTCGGCCATGCGCTGGAAGCCGCCACCGGCTTTTCCGACCGGCTGTTCCATGGCGAGGGCGTCGCCGTCGGCATGGTGCTGGCGGCGGAATTTTCCGCGCAGCTCGGGATGATCCCGGAAACCGCGTCGGCGCGGGTCGAGCGCCACCTTGCCGAGGTCGGCCTGCCGACCCGTCTGCAGGACATTGCCGGATTTGCCCAGGAGGGGCTCGCCGACGCCGACGCGCTGATGGCGCTGATGGCGCAGGACAAGAAGGTCAAGCGCGGCCGGCTCACCTTCATCCTGCTCGAGGCGGTCGGTCGCGCCGTGATTGCCAACGACGTCGAGCCTGCGCTGGTTCGCGAATTTCTGAAGGCGAAGCTGTCGCGCAAGACCTGA
- the xerD gene encoding site-specific tyrosine recombinase XerD: MRSSKTSDAKLISLFLDMLAAEQGAGDNTLDAYRRDLTDFSGFLVGSGKGFASVETQMLRDYLADLDARGFKSSSVARRLSALRHLFRFLLNERVRSDDPAAILAGPKRGRGLPKVLSISDVDRLLVQAKSLTEAPEASALQRLRAMRLYCLLEVLYATGLRVSELVSLPLSASRRDARMIVVRGKGDKERLVPLNEASRQAMADYLRAMEALKGEKKKNAAASKWLFPSFGESGHLTRQHFARDLKELAASAGLAPRLVSPHVLRHAFASHLLHNGADLRIVQTLLGHTDISTTQIYTHVVEERLKSLVRDLHPLAEK, from the coding sequence ATGCGTTCCAGCAAGACCTCCGATGCCAAACTCATCAGCCTGTTCCTCGATATGCTGGCCGCGGAACAGGGCGCCGGCGACAACACGCTCGACGCTTATCGCCGCGATCTGACGGATTTCTCGGGATTCCTGGTCGGCAGCGGAAAGGGGTTTGCGTCGGTCGAAACCCAAATGCTGCGGGACTATCTTGCCGACCTTGACGCCCGCGGCTTCAAGTCGTCGAGCGTGGCTCGGCGGCTGTCGGCACTGCGGCATCTGTTCCGCTTCCTGCTCAACGAGCGGGTTCGCAGCGACGATCCCGCTGCCATTCTGGCCGGCCCGAAGCGCGGCCGCGGCCTGCCGAAGGTGCTGTCGATATCCGACGTCGACCGTCTGCTGGTGCAGGCCAAATCGCTGACGGAGGCCCCGGAAGCCTCTGCGCTGCAGCGGCTTCGCGCAATGCGACTGTATTGCCTGCTGGAGGTGCTCTACGCCACCGGCTTGCGGGTATCGGAACTGGTGTCACTGCCGCTGTCGGCGTCGCGCCGCGACGCCCGCATGATCGTGGTACGCGGCAAGGGCGACAAGGAACGGCTGGTCCCGCTGAACGAGGCCTCGCGGCAGGCGATGGCCGATTACCTCAGGGCGATGGAAGCGCTGAAGGGCGAGAAAAAGAAAAACGCGGCCGCCTCGAAATGGCTGTTTCCCTCGTTCGGCGAGAGCGGACATCTGACGCGGCAGCATTTCGCCCGCGACCTGAAGGAGCTTGCGGCGTCGGCCGGGCTGGCGCCGCGGCTGGTCAGCCCGCATGTGCTGCGTCACGCCTTCGCGAGTCATCTGCTGCACAACGGCGCCGACCTGCGCATCGTGCAGACGCTGCTCGGCCATACCGACATCTCGACCACGCAGATCTACACCCATGTGGTCGAGGAACGGCTGAAGAGCCTGGTGCGCGATCTGCATCCGCTGGCGGAGAAGTGA
- the secA gene encoding preprotein translocase subunit SecA: MIGALARKFFGSANDRRVKGYQSRVNAINALEPEVAALSDEALKARTAEFRDQLAGGKTLDDILVPAFATVREAAKRTLGQRHFDVQLIGGMVLHEGDIAEMKTGEGKTLVATLAVYLNALAGKGVHVVTVNDYLARRDSEWMGQIYNFLGLTVGVIVHGLDDGERKNSYACDITYGTNNEYGFDYLRDNMKYRLEDMVQRGHSYAIVDEVDSILIDEARTPLIISGPLDDRSEFYNTIDTFLPKLDKATDFEVDEKQRTVTLTEAGMEKIEVLLRDAGQLKGESLYDVENVSVVHHINQALRAHSLFTRDKDYIVRDDEVIIIDEFTGRMMQGRRYSEGLHQALEAKEHVQVQPENQTLASITFQNYFRMYEKLSGMTGTALTEADELFDIYKLEVVEIPTNVQVARLDEDDEVYRTQTEKYAAILAEVERANARLQPVLVGTASIEKSEVLADYLKSHGYKQIDFGNENAMEKLYAAAQAGKPAKLFAVLNARFHEQEAYIVAEAGVPGAITIATNMAGRGTDIKLGGSLEMRIMHETAGITDEAEKARKIEQIKADVERFRDIVLKSEDVVEVEPAKGSKPAKTVTKPGGLYIIGSERHESRRIDNQLRGRSGRQGDPGRSKFFLSLEDDLMRIFGSDRLDSMLTRLGLKEGEAIIHPWINKALEKAQQKVEARNFDIRKNLLKFDNVQNDQRKVIFDQRIDLMKDDSVAETVADMRRAFVEDVVTKHVPEHAYAEQWHVAELKEELKRVLDIDLPVDEWAKEEGIADEELLSRIEQRVDEHMAAKVAQWGPDVMRYVEKTILLQTLDHLWREHLVMLDHLRQVIGLRGYGQRDPLQEYKSEAFSLFEAMIAHLREAVTAQLMRVEIVPPEEQQPALPPMEAHHVNPNTGEDEMAFANASLVPAATADRDPKNPATWGKIGRNEDCPCGSGKKYKHCHGKYA; this comes from the coding sequence ATGATCGGCGCGCTCGCCCGCAAGTTTTTCGGCTCCGCCAACGACCGGCGGGTTAAGGGATATCAGTCCCGCGTCAACGCCATCAACGCGCTGGAGCCCGAAGTAGCGGCGCTGTCCGACGAGGCGCTGAAGGCCCGCACCGCCGAATTCCGCGACCAGCTCGCAGGCGGCAAGACGCTCGACGACATCCTGGTTCCGGCATTCGCTACCGTGCGTGAGGCCGCCAAGCGCACGCTCGGCCAGCGGCATTTCGACGTCCAGCTGATCGGCGGCATGGTGCTGCACGAAGGCGACATCGCCGAGATGAAGACCGGCGAAGGCAAGACGCTGGTGGCGACGCTGGCGGTCTATCTCAACGCGCTGGCCGGCAAGGGCGTCCACGTCGTCACCGTCAATGACTACCTCGCCCGCCGCGACTCCGAATGGATGGGGCAGATCTACAACTTCCTCGGGCTCACCGTCGGCGTGATCGTCCACGGCCTCGATGACGGCGAACGCAAGAATTCCTACGCCTGCGACATCACCTACGGCACCAACAACGAATACGGTTTCGATTACCTGCGCGACAACATGAAGTACCGTCTGGAGGACATGGTCCAGCGCGGTCACTCCTACGCCATCGTCGACGAAGTCGATTCGATCCTGATCGACGAGGCGCGCACGCCGCTGATTATTTCCGGCCCGCTCGACGACCGCTCGGAATTCTACAATACCATCGACACTTTCTTGCCGAAGCTCGACAAGGCCACCGACTTCGAGGTCGACGAGAAGCAGCGCACCGTGACCTTGACCGAAGCCGGCATGGAGAAGATCGAGGTCCTGCTGCGCGACGCCGGCCAGCTCAAGGGCGAGTCGCTCTACGACGTCGAAAACGTCTCGGTCGTGCACCACATCAACCAGGCGCTGCGCGCGCATTCGCTGTTCACGCGCGACAAGGACTATATCGTCCGCGACGATGAGGTCATCATCATCGACGAGTTCACCGGCCGCATGATGCAGGGCCGGCGCTATTCCGAAGGCCTGCATCAGGCGCTGGAAGCCAAGGAGCACGTTCAGGTCCAGCCGGAAAACCAGACGCTGGCCTCGATCACGTTCCAGAACTACTTCCGGATGTATGAAAAGCTCTCGGGCATGACCGGCACGGCGCTGACCGAGGCCGACGAACTGTTCGATATCTACAAGCTCGAAGTCGTGGAAATCCCGACCAACGTCCAGGTGGCGCGTCTCGACGAGGACGACGAGGTCTATCGCACCCAGACCGAGAAATACGCCGCGATCCTGGCCGAGGTGGAGCGCGCCAACGCGAGGCTGCAGCCGGTGCTGGTCGGCACCGCCTCGATCGAAAAATCCGAGGTGCTGGCCGACTATCTGAAGAGCCACGGCTACAAGCAGATCGATTTCGGCAACGAAAACGCGATGGAGAAGCTCTACGCCGCGGCGCAGGCGGGCAAGCCGGCGAAGCTGTTCGCGGTCTTGAATGCGCGCTTCCACGAGCAGGAAGCCTATATCGTCGCCGAGGCCGGCGTCCCCGGCGCGATCACGATCGCGACCAACATGGCCGGCCGCGGCACCGACATCAAGCTCGGCGGTTCGCTCGAGATGCGGATCATGCACGAGACCGCAGGGATTACCGATGAGGCCGAGAAGGCCAGGAAGATCGAGCAGATCAAGGCCGACGTCGAACGCTTCCGCGACATCGTGCTGAAGTCCGAAGACGTGGTCGAGGTCGAGCCCGCGAAAGGCTCCAAGCCGGCCAAGACCGTCACCAAGCCGGGCGGGCTCTACATCATCGGCTCCGAGCGCCACGAATCGCGGCGCATCGACAACCAGCTGCGCGGCCGCTCCGGCCGCCAGGGCGACCCCGGACGCTCGAAGTTCTTCCTGTCGCTGGAAGACGATCTGATGCGGATCTTCGGGTCCGACCGGCTCGACAGCATGCTGACGCGGCTCGGCCTGAAAGAGGGCGAGGCCATCATCCATCCCTGGATCAACAAGGCGCTGGAGAAGGCGCAGCAGAAGGTCGAGGCCCGTAACTTCGACATCCGCAAGAACCTCTTGAAGTTCGACAACGTCCAGAACGATCAGCGCAAGGTGATCTTCGACCAGCGCATCGACCTGATGAAGGACGACAGCGTCGCCGAGACGGTGGCCGACATGCGCCGCGCCTTCGTCGAGGACGTCGTCACCAAGCACGTGCCCGAGCATGCCTATGCCGAGCAGTGGCACGTTGCCGAGCTGAAGGAAGAACTGAAGCGCGTGCTCGACATCGATCTTCCGGTCGACGAATGGGCCAAGGAAGAGGGTATCGCCGACGAGGAATTACTGTCGCGTATCGAGCAGCGTGTCGACGAGCACATGGCGGCCAAGGTGGCGCAATGGGGTCCCGACGTGATGCGTTACGTCGAGAAGACCATCCTGTTGCAGACGCTGGATCATCTCTGGCGCGAGCATCTGGTGATGCTCGACCATCTGCGCCAGGTGATCGGCCTGCGCGGCTACGGCCAGCGCGATCCGTTGCAGGAGTACAAGTCGGAAGCGTTCAGCCTGTTCGAGGCGATGATCGCTCACTTGCGCGAGGCGGTGACGGCGCAACTGATGCGCGTCGAGATCGTGCCGCCGGAAGAGCAGCAGCCGGCGCTGCCGCCGATGGAAGCGCACCATGTCAATCCGAATACCGGCGAGGACGAAATGGCGTTCGCCAACGCCTCGCTGGTGCCGGCGGCCACCGCCGACCGCGATCCCAAAAACCCGGCGACCTGGGGCAAGATCGGCCGCAACGAGGATTGTCCCTGCGGAAGCGGCAAGAAGTACAAGCATTGCCACGGCAAGTATGCGTGA
- a CDS encoding peptidylprolyl isomerase produces the protein MTFPFPETKTGLRLGFASAAMTGCLAVVLLAGFPVRAQDANPVLAKVNGVEIRQSDVALAEEELGPSLAQMDPATKKDNVLAFLIDMKIVAKAAEDKKVENNEDFKKRLAFTRNRLLMDALLATEGKAATTDEAMKKVYEDAAKQITAEQEVRARHILVESEDDAKAIAAELKKGADFAELAKKKSKDPGASDGGDLGFFTKDQMVPEFSAVAFTLEPGKISDPVKSQFGWHIIKVEEKRNRQAPAFEQVKPQIETYVTRKAQAEYVAKLREAAKIERMDKPADAAAKTEAKPDAAKPADSKMAPPAKK, from the coding sequence ATGACCTTCCCGTTCCCGGAAACCAAAACCGGCCTGCGCCTCGGCTTTGCCTCGGCCGCCATGACCGGCTGTCTCGCCGTGGTGCTGCTCGCCGGTTTCCCGGTACGGGCGCAGGACGCCAACCCGGTGCTCGCCAAGGTCAACGGCGTCGAGATCCGCCAGAGCGACGTTGCTCTCGCCGAGGAGGAACTGGGACCCAGCCTCGCGCAGATGGACCCCGCGACCAAGAAGGACAACGTGCTGGCCTTCCTGATCGACATGAAGATCGTCGCCAAGGCCGCCGAGGACAAGAAGGTCGAAAACAACGAGGATTTCAAGAAGCGGCTGGCGTTTACCCGCAACCGGCTCCTGATGGACGCCCTGCTGGCGACCGAAGGCAAGGCCGCGACCACCGACGAGGCCATGAAGAAGGTCTATGAGGACGCCGCCAAACAGATTACCGCCGAGCAGGAAGTTCGCGCCCGGCATATTCTGGTCGAGAGCGAGGACGATGCCAAGGCGATCGCCGCGGAGCTGAAGAAGGGTGCCGACTTCGCCGAGCTCGCCAAGAAGAAATCCAAGGATCCCGGCGCGTCGGACGGCGGCGATCTCGGCTTCTTCACCAAGGATCAGATGGTGCCGGAATTCTCCGCGGTCGCCTTCACGCTGGAGCCCGGCAAGATCTCCGATCCCGTCAAGTCGCAGTTCGGCTGGCACATCATCAAGGTCGAGGAAAAGCGCAACCGCCAGGCCCCGGCGTTCGAGCAGGTCAAGCCCCAGATCGAGACCTATGTGACGCGCAAGGCGCAGGCGGAATACGTGGCGAAGCTGCGCGAAGCCGCCAAGATCGAGCGCATGGACAAGCCCGCCGACGCGGCGGCGAAGACCGAGGCCAAGCCGGACGCGGCCAAGCCCGCCGACTCCAAGATGGCGCCCCCGGCGAAGAAGTAA
- a CDS encoding L,D-transpeptidase family protein yields the protein MIYRSLVRALITSAALAAGVLLAGCNGDQISLANNAKANQPVPPKLVADMTAKDMDLQSPMLVRIFKQEAELEVWKQDRSGRFALLKTYPICRWSGDLGPKVREGDRQAPEGFYSITPAQMNPQSSFYLSFNTGYPNAFDKALGRTGSQLMVHGDCSSRGCYAMTDEQIAEIYSLGRESFFGGQRAFQLQAYPFKMTPINMAKHRNNPNMPFWKMIKQGYDHFEVTRQEPKVEFCEKKYVFDATKAPDAKRDPVFEASAKCPAYAIPEEVADAVREKQQQDQVEIAKLISRGTPVARANPGIDGGMHRVFAAKLPDGSTGLSEGGDGQGLSLAALSRAPGTIPAHVNPPRGPVTAPQEPLTASLAPAPAAAPAATTRVASAAPNDKSEGFFSSLARKVGLGGDTTATAQPVPAKPKVIEAKRHEASAPKTAPAAKPADTKQAAAKPPLKPSLSDAVAAAPAPAAKDAQVAGSQPIVPANSFDSRFSAVK from the coding sequence TTGATTTACCGCTCGCTGGTTCGCGCGCTCATCACATCAGCCGCGCTCGCGGCCGGCGTGCTGCTGGCCGGCTGCAACGGCGACCAAATCTCGCTGGCGAATAACGCCAAGGCCAATCAGCCGGTCCCGCCCAAACTGGTCGCCGACATGACTGCGAAGGACATGGACCTGCAGTCGCCGATGCTGGTCCGGATATTCAAGCAGGAAGCCGAGCTCGAGGTCTGGAAGCAGGATCGTTCCGGCCGCTTTGCGCTCCTGAAAACCTATCCGATCTGCCGCTGGTCGGGCGATCTCGGACCCAAGGTCCGCGAAGGCGACCGCCAGGCGCCGGAAGGCTTCTATTCGATCACGCCGGCGCAGATGAACCCGCAATCGTCCTTCTATCTGTCGTTCAATACCGGCTACCCCAACGCCTTCGACAAGGCGCTGGGCCGCACCGGCTCGCAGCTGATGGTGCATGGCGACTGCTCGTCGCGCGGCTGCTACGCCATGACCGACGAGCAGATCGCGGAAATCTATTCGCTGGGGCGGGAATCCTTCTTCGGCGGCCAGCGCGCATTCCAGCTGCAGGCCTATCCGTTCAAGATGACGCCGATCAACATGGCGAAACATCGCAACAACCCGAACATGCCGTTCTGGAAGATGATCAAGCAAGGCTATGATCATTTCGAGGTGACGCGGCAGGAGCCGAAGGTCGAGTTCTGCGAGAAGAAGTACGTGTTCGACGCCACCAAGGCGCCGGATGCCAAGCGCGATCCGGTATTCGAGGCGTCGGCCAAATGCCCGGCCTATGCCATTCCGGAAGAAGTCGCCGACGCGGTCCGCGAAAAGCAGCAGCAGGATCAGGTCGAGATCGCCAAGCTGATTTCGCGGGGAACACCGGTCGCCCGGGCCAACCCCGGCATCGACGGCGGCATGCACCGGGTATTCGCCGCCAAGCTGCCCGATGGCTCGACCGGCCTGTCGGAAGGCGGTGATGGCCAGGGCCTGTCGCTGGCAGCCCTTTCCCGCGCGCCCGGCACCATTCCCGCCCACGTCAATCCGCCGCGCGGGCCGGTTACCGCGCCACAAGAGCCGCTAACGGCCTCGCTGGCGCCGGCTCCAGCAGCTGCGCCGGCCGCCACGACCCGGGTAGCGTCCGCGGCGCCGAACGACAAATCCGAGGGGTTCTTCTCCAGCCTGGCCCGCAAGGTCGGCTTGGGCGGTGACACCACCGCGACGGCGCAGCCGGTTCCGGCCAAGCCAAAGGTCATCGAGGCCAAGCGGCACGAGGCCTCGGCGCCGAAGACCGCCCCCGCGGCGAAGCCGGCCGATACCAAGCAGGCCGCCGCCAAGCCGCCGCTGAAACCCTCGCTCTCGGATGCAGTCGCTGCCGCGCCGGCGCCCGCCGCAAAGGACGCCCAGGTCGCCGGCTCGCAGCCGATCGTGCCGGCGAATTCGTTCGACAGCCGCTTCTCGGCGGTGAAGTAA
- a CDS encoding histidine kinase: MPSLFRFLTVVAIIGGIVYGALFALANFVNPKPREMTVTIPADRFLKK, translated from the coding sequence ATGCCCAGCCTGTTCCGCTTCCTGACGGTCGTCGCCATCATCGGCGGGATTGTCTATGGCGCGCTCTTCGCGCTGGCGAATTTCGTCAACCCGAAGCCACGGGAAATGACCGTTACCATCCCCGCGGACAGGTTCCTCAAGAAATAG
- the argJ gene encoding bifunctional glutamate N-acetyltransferase/amino-acid acetyltransferase ArgJ, which produces MSTAVSPLAPTSVPDMPVIAGVKLATAAAGIRYKGRTDVLLAVMDKGTTVAGVFTQSKCPSAPVEWCRAKLGRGGARALVVNSGNANAFTGKTGRQATTLTASIAAKAVACSPNEVFLASTGVIGEPLDATKFDGVLGTLAGQAVPGEWMGAARAIMTTDTFPKVATATVKLGKAKVTINGMAKGAGMIAPDMATMLAFVFTDAPLSASALQSLLKSGVEDTFNAVTIDGDTSTSDTLLAFATGAASASGAPKISRASDPRLKAFTRAFRGVLADLAEQVARDGEGARKLVEIVVEGATTKASARKIAMSVANSPLVKTAIAGEDANWGRVVMAVGKAGEPANRDKLSISFNGIRVARSGARDPSYDEAEVSAAMKNPKIQIRIALGLGKGRDRVLTCDLTKEYVAINGDYRS; this is translated from the coding sequence ATGTCCACTGCTGTTTCCCCCCTCGCCCCGACCAGCGTCCCCGACATGCCCGTGATCGCGGGCGTGAAGCTCGCGACCGCAGCCGCGGGAATCCGCTACAAGGGCCGCACCGACGTGCTGCTGGCCGTGATGGACAAGGGCACCACGGTGGCCGGCGTCTTCACCCAATCGAAATGCCCGTCGGCGCCGGTGGAATGGTGCCGGGCGAAACTGGGGCGAGGCGGGGCCCGCGCGCTGGTGGTGAATTCCGGCAATGCCAATGCCTTCACCGGCAAGACCGGACGGCAGGCCACCACGCTGACGGCCTCGATTGCCGCCAAGGCGGTGGCATGCAGCCCCAATGAAGTGTTTCTCGCCTCGACCGGCGTGATCGGCGAACCGCTGGATGCCACGAAATTCGACGGCGTGCTCGGCACGCTGGCCGGGCAAGCCGTGCCGGGCGAATGGATGGGTGCGGCCAGAGCGATCATGACCACCGACACCTTCCCGAAGGTCGCGACCGCGACGGTGAAGCTCGGGAAGGCCAAGGTCACCATCAACGGCATGGCCAAAGGCGCCGGCATGATCGCGCCCGACATGGCGACCATGCTGGCGTTCGTGTTCACCGACGCGCCGCTTTCAGCGAGCGCGCTGCAATCGCTGCTGAAGAGCGGCGTCGAAGACACTTTCAATGCCGTCACCATCGACGGCGACACCTCGACATCGGACACGCTGCTGGCGTTCGCCACCGGCGCTGCGTCGGCCAGCGGTGCGCCCAAAATCAGCCGAGCCAGCGACCCGCGCCTGAAAGCCTTCACCAGGGCTTTCCGCGGCGTGCTTGCCGATCTCGCCGAACAGGTGGCCCGCGACGGCGAAGGCGCACGCAAGCTGGTCGAGATCGTCGTCGAAGGGGCGACCACGAAGGCCTCGGCGCGGAAAATCGCAATGTCGGTAGCGAATTCGCCGCTGGTGAAGACCGCGATCGCCGGCGAGGACGCCAACTGGGGCCGCGTGGTGATGGCGGTCGGCAAGGCCGGCGAACCGGCCAATCGCGACAAGCTCTCGATCTCGTTCAACGGCATCCGCGTCGCCAGAAGCGGCGCCCGCGATCCGTCCTATGACGAGGCGGAGGTCTCGGCGGCGATGAAGAATCCGAAGATCCAGATCAGGATCGCGCTCGGCCTCGGCAAGGGCCGCGACCGCGTTCTGACCTGCGACCTCACCAAGGAATATGTCGCGATCAACGGCGATTACCGGTCGTAA
- a CDS encoding shikimate kinase, with protein sequence MPETATPSGAGTSQEADIMSALGTRSIVLVGMMGAGKSTIGRRLSARLHLPFLDADTEIEAAAGMSIPDIFETHGEPHFRDGEARVIARLLDSGPAVIATGGGAFMREETRNRIRDKAVSIWLKADADIIMKRVKRRADRPLLQTADPAATVGRLIEEREPVYRHADLTIWSRDVPHEKIVDECLDALHVRLCGDGTRQAPNALSATP encoded by the coding sequence ATGCCCGAGACAGCCACACCTTCCGGCGCCGGCACCTCCCAGGAGGCCGATATCATGTCGGCGCTGGGAACGCGGTCGATCGTGCTGGTTGGCATGATGGGAGCCGGCAAATCCACCATCGGGCGGCGGCTGTCGGCGCGGCTTCATCTGCCGTTCCTCGACGCCGATACCGAGATCGAGGCGGCGGCCGGGATGTCGATACCGGACATTTTCGAAACCCACGGCGAGCCGCATTTCCGGGACGGCGAGGCGCGGGTGATCGCGCGGCTGCTCGACAGCGGTCCGGCCGTGATCGCCACCGGCGGCGGCGCATTCATGCGCGAGGAGACCCGCAACCGGATCCGCGACAAGGCCGTTTCGATCTGGCTCAAGGCCGATGCCGACATCATCATGAAGCGGGTGAAGCGCCGCGCCGACCGCCCGCTGCTGCAAACCGCGGATCCGGCGGCGACCGTCGGACGACTGATCGAGGAGCGCGAGCCGGTCTATCGGCATGCCGATCTGACGATCTGGTCGCGCGACGTGCCGCACGAAAAAATCGTCGACGAGTGTCTCGATGCCCTGCACGTCAGGCTGTGCGGCGACGGCACCCGGCAAGCACCGAACGCCTTGAGCGCCACACCATGA
- a CDS encoding acetyl-CoA carboxylase carboxyltransferase subunit alpha: MPDHMRSYLDFEKPVAELEAKVDELRALAATGSDIGDEIARIEDKAAEALSDLYANLTPWQKTLVARHPQRPHFTDFVSALITEFTPLAGDRKFGEDEALMGGFGRFRGESICVIGQEKGATTESRIKHNFGMARPEGYRKAVRLMEMADRFGIPVLSIVDSAGAYPGIGAEERGQAEAIARSTDACLSLGVPNVAIITGEGMSGGAIAITTASRVLMFEHAIYSVISPEAASSILWRDGTKAQEAATSMKITAQDMLRFGVIDQILKEPAGGAHRDSQAMIATTGDAIEQALNDLRNLDPDMIRKQRRQKFLDIGRKLV, translated from the coding sequence ATGCCGGATCACATGCGCTCGTACCTCGATTTCGAAAAGCCCGTCGCCGAACTCGAAGCCAAGGTCGATGAACTGCGCGCATTGGCGGCGACCGGCAGCGACATCGGCGATGAGATTGCGCGAATCGAGGACAAGGCCGCCGAGGCGCTGAGCGACCTCTACGCCAACCTGACGCCGTGGCAGAAGACCTTGGTGGCGCGGCATCCGCAGCGGCCGCATTTCACCGATTTCGTCAGTGCGCTGATTACCGAATTCACCCCGCTCGCCGGCGACCGCAAGTTCGGCGAGGACGAGGCGCTGATGGGCGGGTTCGGCCGCTTCCGCGGCGAAAGCATCTGCGTGATCGGCCAGGAAAAGGGCGCCACCACCGAATCCCGCATCAAGCATAATTTCGGCATGGCGCGGCCCGAGGGCTATCGCAAGGCCGTCCGGCTGATGGAGATGGCGGATCGATTCGGCATTCCCGTGCTGTCGATCGTCGATTCCGCCGGCGCCTATCCCGGTATCGGCGCCGAGGAACGCGGTCAGGCCGAGGCGATTGCGCGCTCCACCGACGCCTGCCTGTCGTTGGGGGTGCCCAATGTGGCGATCATCACCGGCGAAGGCATGTCGGGCGGCGCCATCGCCATCACGACGGCGAGCCGGGTGCTGATGTTCGAACACGCGATCTACAGCGTGATCTCGCCGGAGGCCGCGTCCTCGATCCTGTGGCGCGACGGCACCAAGGCGCAGGAAGCCGCCACCAGCATGAAGATCACGGCGCAGGACATGCTGCGCTTCGGCGTGATCGACCAGATCCTGAAGGAGCCTGCCGGCGGCGCGCATCGCGACTCCCAGGCCATGATCGCGACCACCGGCGATGCCATCGAGCAAGCCCTGAACGACCTGCGCAATCTCGACCCCGACATGATCCGCAAGCAGCGGCGCCAGAAATTCCTCGATATCGGCCGAAAACTGGTTTGA